The Nitrospira sp. KM1 genome includes a window with the following:
- a CDS encoding MFS transporter, whose protein sequence is MTAQPSTVSSVRWLILGLLFLTSVVTYIDRVNISVTARQMMPAFGLTDQQMGWVFSAFVAGYALFQLPGGWLADRYGPRKILTGALLWWSFCSAFTAIAAVSPLAEWVGLLGALVAARFALGVGEAVALPCFNRTVANWMPADARGIGIGIAIGGIGLGSAVTPPVAAWVMVNWRWQTVFYLSALIGLLMAALWWSLARDSPHLHPWVKNEAAARPRTVRVPSTAHWKILLGNRTVWWLVLSYTCLGYVAYLYLSWFYLYLVNVRGFGVLQGGMFASAPFLAILVGCPAGGWATDRLAEKYGITIGRAIAGASGMASAGLAITLGAYADSPFLAIGSLSVGAGCLYFSVGAYWASTTDLSKDHAGTLSGLMNTGANLGGVISPTVTPWIAGTWGWPASLATAGAVALLGAALWSRIKPGDPLFARDGVADTSNKPQPSIRE, encoded by the coding sequence GTGACGGCGCAACCTTCTACCGTGAGTTCCGTTCGCTGGCTGATCCTGGGGCTGCTATTCCTCACCAGCGTGGTCACATACATCGACCGCGTGAACATCTCCGTCACCGCCAGGCAGATGATGCCTGCATTCGGGTTGACCGACCAGCAGATGGGCTGGGTCTTTTCGGCCTTTGTCGCCGGGTACGCATTGTTTCAGCTTCCCGGAGGCTGGCTGGCCGACCGGTATGGGCCGCGAAAAATCCTGACCGGCGCGCTCCTCTGGTGGTCGTTCTGTTCCGCCTTCACAGCCATTGCCGCGGTTTCTCCGCTGGCAGAGTGGGTGGGGCTCCTGGGGGCCCTTGTCGCCGCGCGCTTTGCGCTCGGCGTCGGAGAGGCAGTGGCCCTCCCCTGTTTCAATCGCACCGTGGCGAATTGGATGCCGGCAGACGCGCGGGGGATCGGCATCGGCATCGCGATAGGAGGGATCGGCCTTGGATCGGCCGTCACGCCCCCGGTCGCCGCCTGGGTCATGGTGAACTGGAGATGGCAAACCGTTTTCTATCTCTCCGCTCTGATCGGCCTGCTCATGGCTGCTCTCTGGTGGTCGCTGGCGCGCGATAGTCCCCATCTCCATCCCTGGGTGAAGAACGAAGCGGCGGCGCGTCCACGCACCGTCCGAGTTCCGTCCACGGCGCATTGGAAAATACTCTTGGGCAACAGGACTGTCTGGTGGCTGGTCCTCAGCTATACCTGCCTCGGCTATGTCGCCTACCTGTATCTGTCGTGGTTTTATCTTTACCTCGTGAACGTCCGGGGTTTTGGAGTTCTGCAGGGAGGGATGTTCGCGTCGGCTCCCTTTCTCGCCATCTTGGTCGGGTGTCCGGCAGGTGGATGGGCGACGGACCGGTTGGCCGAGAAATATGGAATCACGATCGGCCGCGCGATCGCCGGAGCCTCAGGCATGGCGTCGGCAGGCTTGGCTATCACCTTGGGAGCCTACGCCGACTCGCCATTTCTGGCGATCGGCAGCCTGTCGGTGGGAGCCGGCTGCTTATATTTTTCCGTCGGCGCCTATTGGGCCTCGACGACGGACCTTTCCAAGGACCATGCAGGGACGTTGTCGGGACTCATGAACACCGGTGCCAATCTCGGAGGCGTCATCTCGCCGACCGTGACGCCATGGATAGCAGGGACATGGGGATGGCCTGCATCACTGGCGACTGCCGGCGCGGTCGCCCTCCTGGGCGCCGCATTGTGGAGCCGGATCAAGCCGGGAGATCCGCTTTTCGCCAGAGATGGCGTGGCCGACACCTCGAACAAACCGCAGCCATCCAT